CCTGCGGGGCGAAGCCGGTGCCGTCCCGCTCCGGGACGAGCTGCGGATCGCCGCCGACGAGGGCGAAGCCGGCGTCGGCGCCCGGGTGCTCGAGGGCGAGCGCGGCGGGGTTGAGGTCGGCGCGCAGCCGGGCGCCGTCGAAGCTCGGCTCCATGACGCCGTCCGCGTTGGGGCCGATGGTCAGGGCGTCGCCGATCTGAGCCGGCGTCAGCACGGTGGCGACGCCGCCGGTGTCGAGGGTGATCGGCGCGCTGACGGCCGGGCGGGCGAGCGCCTCCAGCGCGACCTGCAGCGCCTCCGGCGTGGCGAGCGGTTCGAGCGAGTTGACCGGAAGCATGATCGGCTCGGTGATCTGCAGGTAGCCGGAGCTGATCGCGGTCACCGCGGTCGGCACGTCGAAGCCGCGGCCCTCCCGAGGCGCGGTGACCACCGGCTGGCCGTGGGAGAAGGTGATCTTGCCCTCGACCAGCGGCGTGTCGTAGGCGGAGGCGAGGGTGCTCAGCGCGGCGGTGAGCGCGGTGGTGTCGATGTCGGTCACCGGCGCGAGCTCGTGGGTCACGCCGAAGAGCGCGGGGATGATCGTGAACGGGTTCGAGCGCTGCGATCCGGCCTCGTCCAGGGTGGCGTCGACGTCCAAGGAGAGCCCTGCCTTGGCCGGGTCGAGCGTGGTCGGGGTCTGCCCGACCTGCAGCTGGATCGGCGCGGTCGCGGTCGGTCCGAGCGCCTGTTCGAGCTTGGTCCGCGCGGCGTCCGGGCTCAGCCCGCCGATCTGGACCCCCGCCACCATGGTGCCCGCGGGCATGGCTCCGCCGACGACGTTGCCGGAGAGCAGCAGGGCCACGCCGTAGAGGATGGCGAGCCCGGCGACGCAGAGCCCGGCGATGGTCAGCGCCCTGCCGCGGCCGTGGCCCGGGGCCGGCTCTTCGACGGCGGCGGCCGACTTGCGGCGCGAACCGGGCCGCTCGGTGCGGGTCGCGGCCGAGCGGGTGCCGGAGCGGGAGGAGTGCCCGCCCGGACGCGCCCGGCCGGCGCCGCCCGGCGAAGCGGAGGACGCGGCGGCGGTGGACGACGGGCGAGGCGCCGGGCCGGACGGCGCGGGCGGCGCGCTCGGATCGGCCACCGGCTGCGGCCGGGGACGCGGCGTCGGCCCGGGCGCGCTCGGCATCCGGGCCGGCGCTGCGGCCGGGGCCTGGGCGCGAACGGGGGCGGGCGCGCGAACCGGTGCAGGGGCCGGAGCGGGGACGCGGGCGATCTGCTCGGTCGGCGCGTCCGGCGGGATCGCGCCGAGGGCCGAGGGGATCCAGGCCTGGTCGACCTCTTCCGGATCGAGGTAGGAGGAACCGCCGCTGGAGTCGTGGAAGATGCCGCCGAGGTAGCGCAGCGCGAGCGCGTGCCGCGCCGGATCGGACGGGTCGGCGCCCTGGCCGAACGGCGCGCGCCGGTTCGGCGCGACCGGCAACGGCGCCTGCTGGGTGGGCACGCCGTACGCGCCGCCGAACACCTCGGCCGGCACCACCCGCGGGAAGGTGACGGTCGGCGCGAGGTCCGGCGCGTCCTCGGCCCACGGCGCCGGCGGGAGCGGCGGGAAGACCTGGGTGGCGAAGTCGTCGGCGTATCCGCCCGCGTCGGCGGCCTCGTACCCGCCCGACACGTCCGGGCCGGGTGCGCCCCAGCCCTCGTCGCGCGCGGGCACCGGCCGGCGCGGAGCCAGGCCCAGGTCGGCCGGGTCGACGGTGTTCAGGTCGACGCCGAAGATCTCTTCGATGGTGTCGCGGAACGCGTGGCCGATCCGCCTGGCGTTGGCCTGGGCGGCCTGGTCCGGCGGCAGGGTCGTGGTGAGCAGGCCGCCGCTCGGCCGCAGCGAGGGCGGCAGCGGGATGACCATGGTCGCCGTGGTCATCGCGGCCAGCTGTGAGGGCAGCGTGCTCGGCGACGCCGGAGACGCCGCGACCCGGGCGAACGGGGTGGTGGCGGTGGCCTCGGGCACCTCGTGGGTGTCCTCCCACGCGGCCTGCGGGCGCAGCGCGGTGGACGGGGTGGGCATCGTGGCCGGCAGCAGGATCCGCAGCCGGGCGGTGGCCTCGGCCTCGGGCACCATGCGCAACCCCGCTCCGCCGGGCGCGGGCTGGGCCGGCGCCGCCGGC
This genomic window from Actinospica robiniae DSM 44927 contains:
- a CDS encoding VanW family protein yields the protein MVIGEILSVSGAEGRAGVVTDVPTDPSEPTPTDLLDFPPLPQQAGPGRRGTTQVAGSAGGSAPRPPAGPAAPAQPAPGGAGLRMVPEAEATARLRILLPATMPTPSTALRPQAAWEDTHEVPEATATTPFARVAASPASPSTLPSQLAAMTTATMVIPLPPSLRPSGGLLTTTLPPDQAAQANARRIGHAFRDTIEEIFGVDLNTVDPADLGLAPRRPVPARDEGWGAPGPDVSGGYEAADAGGYADDFATQVFPPLPPAPWAEDAPDLAPTVTFPRVVPAEVFGGAYGVPTQQAPLPVAPNRRAPFGQGADPSDPARHALALRYLGGIFHDSSGGSSYLDPEEVDQAWIPSALGAIPPDAPTEQIARVPAPAPAPVRAPAPVRAQAPAAAPARMPSAPGPTPRPRPQPVADPSAPPAPSGPAPRPSSTAAASSASPGGAGRARPGGHSSRSGTRSAATRTERPGSRRKSAAAVEEPAPGHGRGRALTIAGLCVAGLAILYGVALLLSGNVVGGAMPAGTMVAGVQIGGLSPDAARTKLEQALGPTATAPIQLQVGQTPTTLDPAKAGLSLDVDATLDEAGSQRSNPFTIIPALFGVTHELAPVTDIDTTALTAALSTLASAYDTPLVEGKITFSHGQPVVTAPREGRGFDVPTAVTAISSGYLQITEPIMLPVNSLEPLATPEALQVALEALARPAVSAPITLDTGGVATVLTPAQIGDALTIGPNADGVMEPSFDGARLRADLNPAALALEHPGADAGFALVGGDPQLVPERDGTGFAPQALATALTGVLTKSAPRGATLQPGALPPAFTTAEAQALGVTAVLGSSTLAVPDAEDRNADTQRATELSMGSVVAPGAVWSFDKTVGPPTLANGFSETDAATAESSGVDLSGGDDLVATAVFDAAFRAGMGDTVHHPNAAYFSRYPVGLDAAVVWPGTDLQWTDSSPHPVYLYVSFAGGRLTAAVLGQPLYDQVSVNVSGRTKVLAASSSPQSGCPAQPASDGFQVSVTRVLLRGGAQVGTEEYHVAYIPFAGTACGSDSTANSGSTPSSPSSGGSSSAPASGGSGGGTHNPPPSGPPSAPPTTSGGVLGGLLH